The following coding sequences are from one Burkholderia stabilis window:
- the acnA gene encoding aconitate hydratase AcnA — protein sequence MAHNLHKTLKEFDSGSGKGKFYSLPQLGKELKTKIERLPVSIRIVLESVLRNYDGKKITEEHIEQLANWKPTAKRIDEIPFVVSRVVLQDFTGVPLLADIAAMRGVAERTGKNPKKIEPLVPVDLVVDHSVQIDYFRQKDALDLNMKLEFQRNNERYQFMKWGMQAFDTFKVVPPGVGIVHQVNLEYLARGVHKKAEGGDTVYYPDTLVGTDSHTTMINGIGVVGWGVGGIEAEAGMLGQPVYFLTPDVVGVELKGKLREGVTATDLVLTITEMLRKEKVVGKFVEFFGEGTKSLSLPDRATIGNMAPEYGATMGFFPVDEKTIDYFEGTGRTKAEIAAFENYFKAQKLFGIPKAGDIDYTKTVTLDLATVAPSLAGPKRPQDRIEIGNVKSTFTDLFSKPVAENGFAKKADDLNTQYTTSNNVDVKNGDVLIAAITSCTNTSNPSVLLAAGLLAKKAVEAGLTVDPKIKTSLAPGSRIVTEYLTKTGLLPYLAKLGFEVAAYGCTTCIGNAGDLTPELNEAITKNDIVAAAVLSGNRNFEARIHPNIRANFLASPPLVVAYAIAGNITRDLMTEPVGKGKGGRDIYLGDIWPTSDEIHALLKFALDPKKFEDNYSKLTKKGDLWSKIEGESGQVYDWPKSTYIAEPPFFGKDFSMEPADSIPTVKGARALGIFGDSVTTDHISPAGSIKEDSPAGKWLKENGVQKADFNSYGSRRGNHDVMMRGTFANVRIKNLMIPVKADGTRVEGGLTIHQPSGEQQSIYDAAMQYVAADTPTVVFAGEEYGTGSSRDWAAKGTQLLGVKAVIARSFERIHRSNLVGMGVLPLQFKGSDSVQSLGITGDETYDIEGLGDEFKPQQDVTLVINRKNGETQRVQVLLRIDTPIEVDYYKHGGILPFVLRSLLAA from the coding sequence ATGGCCCACAATCTCCACAAGACCCTCAAGGAATTCGACAGCGGTTCCGGTAAAGGCAAGTTCTACTCGCTGCCGCAACTCGGCAAGGAACTGAAGACGAAGATCGAACGCCTGCCGGTGTCGATCCGTATCGTGCTCGAGTCCGTGCTGCGCAACTACGACGGCAAGAAAATCACCGAGGAGCACATCGAGCAGCTCGCGAACTGGAAGCCGACCGCGAAGCGCATCGACGAGATTCCGTTCGTGGTGTCGCGCGTCGTGCTGCAGGACTTCACGGGCGTGCCGCTGCTCGCCGACATCGCGGCCATGCGCGGCGTCGCCGAGCGCACGGGCAAGAACCCGAAGAAGATCGAACCGCTGGTCCCGGTCGATCTCGTCGTCGACCACTCGGTCCAGATCGATTACTTCCGCCAGAAGGATGCGCTCGACCTGAACATGAAACTGGAATTCCAGCGCAACAACGAGCGCTACCAGTTCATGAAGTGGGGCATGCAGGCATTCGACACGTTCAAGGTCGTGCCGCCGGGCGTCGGTATCGTCCACCAGGTGAACCTCGAATACCTCGCGCGCGGCGTCCACAAGAAGGCGGAAGGCGGCGACACCGTGTACTACCCGGACACCCTCGTCGGCACGGACAGCCACACGACGATGATCAACGGCATCGGCGTGGTCGGCTGGGGCGTGGGCGGCATCGAAGCCGAAGCCGGCATGCTGGGCCAGCCGGTGTACTTCCTGACGCCGGACGTCGTCGGTGTCGAGCTGAAGGGCAAGCTGCGCGAAGGCGTGACGGCCACCGACCTGGTGCTGACGATCACCGAAATGCTGCGCAAGGAGAAGGTCGTCGGCAAGTTCGTCGAGTTCTTCGGCGAAGGCACGAAGTCGCTGTCGCTGCCGGACCGCGCAACGATCGGCAACATGGCGCCGGAATACGGCGCGACGATGGGCTTCTTCCCGGTCGACGAAAAGACGATCGACTACTTCGAAGGCACCGGCCGCACGAAGGCGGAAATCGCCGCGTTCGAAAACTACTTCAAGGCGCAGAAGCTGTTCGGCATTCCGAAGGCCGGCGACATCGACTACACGAAGACGGTCACGCTCGACCTGGCGACGGTCGCACCGTCGCTGGCCGGCCCGAAGCGCCCGCAGGACCGCATCGAGATCGGCAACGTCAAGTCGACGTTCACCGACCTGTTCTCGAAGCCGGTCGCTGAAAACGGCTTCGCGAAGAAGGCGGACGACCTGAACACGCAATACACGACGAGCAACAACGTCGACGTGAAGAACGGCGACGTGCTGATCGCCGCGATCACGTCGTGCACGAACACGTCGAACCCGAGCGTGCTGCTGGCTGCCGGCCTGCTCGCGAAGAAGGCCGTCGAAGCCGGTCTCACGGTCGATCCGAAGATCAAGACCTCGCTCGCACCGGGGTCGCGCATCGTCACCGAGTACCTGACGAAGACGGGCCTGCTGCCCTACCTGGCGAAGCTCGGCTTCGAAGTCGCGGCCTACGGCTGCACGACCTGTATCGGCAACGCCGGCGACCTGACGCCGGAGCTGAACGAAGCGATCACGAAGAACGACATCGTCGCGGCAGCCGTGCTGTCGGGCAACCGCAACTTCGAAGCGCGTATCCACCCGAACATCCGCGCGAACTTCCTCGCGTCGCCGCCGCTCGTCGTCGCGTACGCGATCGCCGGCAACATCACGCGCGACCTGATGACCGAGCCGGTCGGCAAGGGCAAGGGCGGCCGCGACATCTACCTCGGCGACATCTGGCCGACGAGCGATGAAATCCACGCGCTGCTCAAGTTCGCGCTCGATCCGAAGAAGTTCGAGGACAACTACTCGAAGCTGACCAAGAAGGGCGACCTCTGGAGCAAGATCGAGGGCGAATCGGGCCAGGTCTACGACTGGCCGAAGTCGACGTACATCGCGGAGCCGCCGTTCTTCGGCAAGGACTTCTCGATGGAACCGGCCGACTCGATCCCGACGGTCAAGGGCGCGCGCGCACTCGGCATCTTCGGTGATTCGGTCACGACCGACCACATCAGCCCGGCAGGCTCGATCAAGGAAGACTCGCCGGCAGGCAAGTGGCTGAAGGAAAACGGCGTGCAGAAGGCCGACTTCAACAGCTACGGCTCGCGCCGCGGCAACCACGACGTGATGATGCGCGGCACGTTCGCGAACGTCCGGATCAAGAACCTGATGATCCCGGTGAAGGCAGACGGCACGCGCGTCGAAGGCGGCCTGACGATCCATCAGCCGAGCGGCGAACAGCAGTCGATCTACGACGCAGCGATGCAGTACGTCGCCGCCGACACGCCGACCGTCGTGTTCGCGGGCGAAGAGTACGGCACGGGCTCGTCGCGCGACTGGGCCGCGAAGGGCACGCAACTGCTCGGCGTGAAGGCCGTGATCGCACGCAGCTTCGAGCGCATCCACCGCTCGAACCTGGTCGGCATGGGCGTGCTGCCGCTGCAGTTCAAGGGCTCGGACAGCGTCCAGTCGCTCGGCATCACCGGCGACGAGACGTACGACATCGAAGGCCTCGGCGACGAATTCAAGCCGCAGCAGGACGTGACGCTCGTGATCAACCGCAAGAACGGCGAAACGCAGCGCGTGCAGGTGCTGCTGCGTATCGATACGCCGATCGAAGTCGACTACTACAAGCACGGCGGTATCCTGCCGTTCGTGCTGCGCTCGCTGCTCGCAGCGTAA